From a region of the Zingiber officinale cultivar Zhangliang chromosome 4B, Zo_v1.1, whole genome shotgun sequence genome:
- the LOC121977300 gene encoding alpha-humulene 10-hydroxylase-like — protein MEAHLFSPSFFITLSLSFLFILTILQIKKRRKPAQKVLAPLPPGPPKLPLIGNIHHLAGANPHRTLRHLSRVHGPLLLLRLGQVDLVVASSVEAVEEIIKRHDLNFANRPSDLTFANILAYDGLSVAMAAYGGYWKQMRKIYAMELLNSRRVKSFATIREDAVRKLTAEIASAASFSQTPLNLSELVMSMTNALVLRAAFGDKCQQKGKFLQLVKEGVGLVTSFAVADMFPSLKFLDTLTGLKFKLQRVRRQIDQVFDEIISQHQAERAGPSEEDLIIDVLLRLKDQDDQEFPITSTSIKAIVLEIFLGGTETSSTVIEWAMSELMKNPEVMEKAQKEIREAMQGKTKLEENDIAKFNYLKLVIKETLRLHPPGPLLLPRVCKEECEVVGYRVPTGARLLINAWALGRDERYWGGDAERFKPERFADGSVDFRGFNFEFVPFGAGRRICPGMTFGLSSVEVGLAHLLFYFDWKLPGGMKAEELDMMEISGASAPRKSPLFLLANPRIPLP, from the exons ATGGAAGCCCATCTCTTTTCTCCCTCCTTCTTCatcactctctccctctccttcctcttcATCCTAACAATACTGCAGATCAAGAAGCGAAGGAAACCTGCACAAAAGGTACTGGCACCTCTTCCGCCGGGCCCTCCTAAGCTTCCCCTCATCGGAAACATCCACCACCTTGCCGGTGCCAATCCCCACCGCACTCTCCGCCACCTCTCCCGAGTTCATGGCCCGCTCTTGCTTCTCCGGCTCGGTCAGGTCGACCTGGTCGTCGCCTCCTCCGTGGAAGCCGTGGAGGAGATAATCAAGCGTCACGACCTCAACTTCGCCAACCGGCCATCCGACTTGACCTTCGCCAACATATTGGCCTACGACGGCCTCAGCGTCGCCATGGCCGCCTACGGCGGCTACTGGAAGCAAATGAGGAAGATCTACGCCATGGAGCTGCTCAACTCTCGGCGCGTCAAGTCCTTCGCCACGATCCGCGAGGATGCGGTCCGCAAGCTCACCGCGGAAATCGCAAGCGCCGCATCGTTCAGCCAAACGCCTCTGAATCTTAGCGAGTTGGTGATGTCCATGACGAACGCGCTGGTGTTGAGAGCAGCGTTCGGCGACAAGTGCCAGCAGAAGGGGAAGTTCCTGCAGCTGGTGAAGGAAGGGGTGGGTTTGGTCACCAGCTTCGCAGTGGCCGACATGTTCCCCTCGCTCAAGTTCTTGGACACCCTGACCGGCTTGAAATTTAAGCTACAGCGCGTTCGACGGCAGATCGACCAGGTGTTCGACGAGATCATCTCACAGCACCAGGCTGAGAGAGCCGGCCCTTCAGAGGAGGATCTAATCATCGATGTTCTTCTGAGGCTCAAGGACCAAGATGACCAAGAATTTCCAATAACATCCACCAGCATCAAGGCCATCGTATTG GAAATATTTCTCGGAGGAACAGAGACATCGTCGACGGTGATCGAGTGGGCTATGTCGGAGCTAATGAAGAACCCAGAGGTGATGGAGAAAGCTCAAAAGGAGATCAGGGAGGCCATGCAAGGGAAAACTAAGCTGGAAGAGAATGACATCGCCAAGTTCAACTACCTTAAATTAGTGATCAAGGAGACCCTCCGACTTCATCCTCCGGGTCCCCTGTTGCTGCCCAGAGTGTGCAAGGAGGAGTGCGAGGTCGTAGGTTACCGAGTGCCGACGGGGGCTCGCCTGCTCATCAACGCGTGGGCTTTGGGCAGGGACGAGCGCTACTGGGGCGGCGACGCCGAGAGGTTCAAGCCGGAGAGATTCGCCGACGGCTCGGTCGATTTTCGGGGATTCAACTTTGAGTTTGTGCCGTTCGGCGCGGGGCGAAGGATATGCCCCGGCATGACGTTTGGGCTGTCGTCCGTGGAAGTCGGGCTGGCTCACCTGCTCTTCTATTTCGACTGGAAGCTTCCGGGCGGAATGAAGGCCGAAGAGTTGGACATGATGGAGATTTCCGGTGCGAGTGCTCCGAGGAAGTCGCCCCTGTTCTTGCTTGCCAACCCACGAATTCCTCTGCCGTAG